In Pseudomonas lalkuanensis, the following are encoded in one genomic region:
- a CDS encoding CynX/NimT family MFS transporter: protein MPRADRLDNLAAWALLVVVGLNLRPILASVSPLLADIRSATGMGFQTAALLTTLPVICMGLVALLSNRLGGLGERRGIGLGLGLIAGACLARLLCGQAGPLLATALLGGAGVALIQALLPAVIKRRFEGRVALAMGVYSASLMGGGGMAALTSPLLAHHFEHWQAGLGLWLVPALLALVLWLSRPLPSPAPVSGGRSVSFMGNRRAWLLALYFGLVNCGYMSMVAWLPAYYQQLGWSPTRSGSLLAFMTIFQVIAALGMPALAQRGTDRRPLLSVSLIAQAVGFAGLIWAPLELFALWIALIGYGLGACFALSLILTLDHRRDPREAGQLAAFVQGVGFLINAVSPWLSGWLREVTGSFTAAWLVLVVGVLLMLGVTRLFSPASYRPAMAKEPVAELG from the coding sequence ATGCCGCGCGCTGACCGTCTCGATAACCTCGCCGCCTGGGCGCTGCTGGTGGTCGTGGGGCTGAACCTGCGGCCCATCCTCGCCTCGGTCAGCCCACTCCTGGCGGACATCCGCAGCGCCACCGGAATGGGCTTCCAGACCGCCGCGCTGCTGACCACGCTGCCGGTCATCTGCATGGGCCTGGTGGCGCTGCTGAGCAACCGCCTGGGTGGTCTGGGAGAACGGCGTGGCATCGGTCTCGGACTCGGGCTGATCGCCGGCGCCTGCCTGGCGCGGCTGCTGTGTGGCCAGGCCGGCCCGCTGCTGGCGACCGCCTTGCTGGGTGGCGCCGGTGTGGCGCTGATCCAGGCACTGCTGCCCGCGGTGATCAAGCGCCGTTTCGAGGGCCGGGTGGCGTTGGCCATGGGCGTGTATTCCGCCTCCCTGATGGGCGGTGGTGGCATGGCAGCGCTGACTAGCCCGTTGTTGGCCCATCACTTCGAGCACTGGCAGGCGGGGCTTGGGCTCTGGCTGGTGCCGGCGTTGCTGGCCCTGGTGCTTTGGCTGTCGCGCCCCTTGCCGAGCCCTGCGCCTGTATCCGGCGGCCGGTCCGTGAGCTTCATGGGCAATCGCCGCGCCTGGCTGCTCGCCCTGTATTTCGGCCTGGTCAACTGCGGCTACATGAGCATGGTGGCCTGGCTGCCGGCCTACTATCAGCAACTGGGCTGGAGCCCGACCCGCAGCGGCTCGCTGCTGGCCTTCATGACCATCTTCCAGGTGATCGCGGCCCTGGGCATGCCCGCCCTGGCGCAACGCGGCACGGACCGCCGACCGCTGCTGTCGGTGAGCCTGATCGCCCAGGCGGTGGGCTTCGCCGGGCTGATCTGGGCGCCCCTGGAACTGTTCGCCCTGTGGATCGCCCTGATCGGCTACGGCCTGGGCGCGTGCTTCGCCCTCAGCCTGATTCTCACCCTCGATCATCGCCGCGATCCGCGTGAGGCGGGCCAGCTGGCCGCCTTCGTGCAGGGCGTGGGCTTCCTGATCAATGCCGTGTCGCCCTGGCTCAGCGGTTGGCTGCGGGAGGTCACCGGCAGCTTCACTGCCGCCTGGCTGGTGCTGGTGGTCGGCGTGCTGCTGATGCTGGGGGTGACCCGGCTGTTCAGCCCGGCCAGCTATCGCCCGGCAATGGCCAAGGAGCCGGTGGCCGAACTGGGATAG
- a CDS encoding SDR family oxidoreductase: protein MPETARTAIVTGASRGIGAAIARRLAADGIQVVVNYATRPEAAERVVDEIRRAGGRAYPVLADVSDPVAVAVLFDQTELEFGAIDILVNNAGVIQPGLVPLADTEVALYDRMFAINTRGTFNTLKMAASRLRNGGRIVNLSSSVVGMGLPGYAVYAASKAAVETMSTIFARELRGRCISVNCVAPGPTATNLFLDGKPPELVERLTKQAPLERLGNPEDIANLVAFLVGPEGAWVNGQTLRVNGGII, encoded by the coding sequence ATGCCAGAAACTGCCAGAACCGCAATCGTCACCGGAGCCTCCCGGGGTATCGGCGCCGCCATTGCGCGCCGTCTCGCAGCCGACGGTATCCAGGTGGTCGTCAATTACGCCACGCGGCCGGAAGCCGCCGAGCGGGTGGTGGACGAAATCAGGCGGGCGGGTGGCAGGGCGTATCCGGTGCTGGCCGATGTCAGCGACCCGGTCGCGGTCGCGGTGTTGTTCGACCAGACGGAATTGGAGTTCGGCGCCATCGACATCCTGGTGAACAACGCCGGGGTGATCCAGCCTGGCCTGGTGCCGCTGGCCGATACCGAAGTGGCGCTCTACGACCGGATGTTCGCCATCAACACGCGCGGAACCTTCAACACCCTCAAGATGGCTGCCTCGCGCCTGCGCAACGGCGGGCGCATCGTCAACCTGTCCAGCAGCGTGGTGGGGATGGGGCTGCCGGGCTATGCCGTCTACGCGGCGTCCAAGGCGGCGGTGGAAACCATGAGCACGATCTTCGCCCGCGAATTGCGTGGCCGCTGCATCTCGGTCAACTGCGTGGCGCCGGGCCCCACGGCCACCAACCTGTTCCTCGACGGCAAACCCCCGGAGCTGGTAGAACGCCTGACCAAGCAGGCTCCGCTGGAGCGACTGGGCAACCCGGAGGACATCGCCAACCTGGTGGCTTTCCTGGTGGGCCCGGAGGGCGCCTGGGTGAATGGCCAGACATTGCGCGTCAATGGCGGCATCATCTGA
- a CDS encoding DUF190 domain-containing protein — MNGYQLTLYTQQNRRHEGKMLADWIVGLAMDMGLRGATLVSGIEGFGHTKHFHSHHFFEMADQPMLILMALSEAECDALLKRLEEEGLTLFYVKVPAEFGLLGAPVDA, encoded by the coding sequence ATGAACGGCTATCAACTCACCCTCTACACCCAGCAGAACCGCCGCCACGAGGGCAAGATGCTCGCCGACTGGATCGTCGGCCTGGCCATGGATATGGGTCTGCGCGGTGCCACCCTGGTTTCCGGTATCGAAGGGTTCGGGCATACCAAGCACTTCCATTCCCATCACTTCTTCGAGATGGCCGACCAGCCGATGCTGATCCTCATGGCCCTCAGCGAGGCGGAGTGCGACGCCCTGCTCAAGCGCCTGGAAGAGGAGGGCTTGACCTTGTTCTACGTGAAGGTGCCGGCGGAGTTCGGCCTGCTGGGCGCGCCGGTGGATGCCTGA
- a CDS encoding DUF3820 family protein yields the protein MNPEDLLLLVTREMPYGKYKGRLIADLPGHYLNWFAREGFPKGEIGRLLMLMQEIDHNGLKPLLEPLRKRR from the coding sequence ATGAACCCCGAAGACCTGCTGCTCCTGGTCACCCGCGAGATGCCCTACGGCAAGTACAAGGGCCGCCTGATCGCCGACCTGCCCGGCCACTACCTCAACTGGTTCGCTCGCGAAGGCTTCCCCAAGGGCGAGATCGGACGGCTGCTGATGCTCATGCAGGAGATCGACCACAACGGGTTGAAGCCGTTGCTGGAGCCATTGCGCAAGAGGCGTTGA
- a CDS encoding outer membrane beta-barrel protein: protein MIPRKHRSAISLFAPVLAAAALFPHIIQAAEPGPSGSLFRSAFGDGLEKDYGIKVHGWAQAGWIYNDNGSDDVSKQAFFNNDEGFNLNQFALAIEKTPKGNVVGRVGPFPGPMPQEADWGFNVTALYGKDARFFKTYGFDEDLGVNRSADANDENFNIAQAYLDFYLPVLGGSNLMLGVFHTPLENEIGFALGSPAPADFYSHTYSFMHGPAKHTGALYSFKLPQEESGSMLGFELGLVQGWNNMQDPNGDPDLIANLRWRSADFRTWVDWENIYGNGAGDSFAECACGSPIPAGTRDEDLTRYASYLTVSHVLDERNRVAVEFNYGQQEDAAFAAFANKGNAHWYGTDVNWYHRLGDNLMWNSRAEWFYTDAPVHVVMANIDPQTGIPDPSWGSFYGFTTNLAWTPVPNVRLRPELRYDIHSGNGRDAFGDGREDSQLVGSFDITVFF from the coding sequence ATGATCCCTCGCAAGCATCGTTCCGCAATCTCCCTGTTCGCCCCGGTCCTGGCGGCCGCCGCACTGTTCCCCCACATCATCCAGGCCGCCGAGCCGGGTCCGTCCGGTTCGCTGTTTCGCAGCGCCTTCGGTGACGGCCTGGAAAAGGATTACGGCATCAAGGTCCATGGCTGGGCCCAGGCCGGTTGGATCTACAACGACAACGGCAGTGACGACGTGAGCAAGCAGGCCTTCTTCAACAACGACGAAGGTTTCAACCTCAACCAGTTCGCCCTGGCCATCGAGAAGACGCCCAAGGGCAACGTGGTGGGCCGTGTCGGCCCGTTTCCGGGGCCGATGCCGCAGGAAGCCGACTGGGGCTTCAACGTCACCGCGCTCTATGGCAAGGACGCGCGCTTCTTCAAGACCTATGGCTTCGACGAAGACCTGGGCGTCAACCGCAGCGCCGACGCCAACGACGAGAACTTCAACATCGCCCAGGCCTACCTGGACTTCTACCTCCCGGTGCTCGGCGGCTCCAACCTGATGCTCGGCGTCTTCCACACGCCGCTGGAGAACGAGATCGGCTTCGCCCTGGGCAGCCCGGCCCCGGCGGACTTCTACAGCCACACCTATTCGTTCATGCACGGCCCGGCCAAGCACACCGGCGCGCTTTACTCCTTCAAGCTGCCCCAGGAGGAGAGCGGCAGCATGCTCGGTTTCGAACTGGGCCTGGTGCAGGGCTGGAACAATATGCAGGACCCCAACGGCGACCCGGACCTGATCGCCAACCTGCGCTGGCGCTCGGCCGACTTCCGCACCTGGGTGGATTGGGAAAACATCTACGGCAACGGCGCGGGCGACAGCTTCGCCGAATGCGCCTGCGGCTCGCCGATTCCGGCCGGCACCAGGGACGAGGACCTGACCCGCTACGCCTCCTACCTGACGGTTTCCCATGTGCTCGACGAGCGCAACCGGGTCGCCGTGGAGTTCAACTACGGTCAGCAGGAAGACGCGGCCTTCGCCGCTTTCGCCAACAAGGGCAACGCCCATTGGTACGGCACTGACGTCAACTGGTACCACCGCCTGGGCGACAACCTGATGTGGAACAGCCGCGCCGAGTGGTTCTACACCGACGCCCCGGTGCACGTGGTGATGGCCAACATCGACCCGCAGACCGGCATCCCCGACCCGAGCTGGGGCAGCTTCTACGGCTTCACCACCAACCTGGCCTGGACGCCGGTGCCCAACGTCCGCCTGCGCCCCGAACTGCGCTACGACATCCACAGCGGCAACGGCCGCGACGCCTTCGGCGATGGCCGCGAAGACAGCCAATTGGTGGGCTCCTTCGACATCACCGTCTTCTTCTGA
- a CDS encoding ABC transporter substrate-binding protein: MDNNKKLLGAGLSRRDFLRASGVVAGGSLLAGFSSAPLLAAEKVIRIGYVSPQTGPLAPFAAADAYIIESLASVLKNSITVGGQRCRLEVIVKDSQSNPNRAAEVANELILSDGIDLMLVSSTPETTNPVSDQCEINEIPCISTVAPWQPWFFTRGGKPDEGFQWTYHFFWGLEDVIATYTAMWGGMGSNKVIGGLFPNDGDGNAWGDSKLGFPPVLSQKGFQLVDPGRFQSLTDDFSAQISAFKKAEAEIVTGVVIPPDLTTFWTQARQQGFQPKAMSVGKALLFPSAVEALGKAGHNLSTEIWWSPSHPFSSSLNGLTAGQLAERYTKATGKQWTQPLGFVHALFELAVDILQRTEEVGNPEATRNALLKTELNTVVGPVSWKSGPVKNVAKTPLVSGQWRLGGPFTYDLVITSNQTAPQIPVGGEMQAITYGG; this comes from the coding sequence ATGGACAACAACAAGAAACTCCTCGGTGCCGGGCTTTCCCGGCGTGATTTCCTGCGGGCCAGCGGCGTCGTGGCTGGCGGCTCGCTGCTCGCAGGCTTTTCTTCAGCTCCGCTGCTGGCGGCGGAAAAGGTCATCCGCATCGGCTACGTCAGCCCGCAGACCGGGCCGTTGGCCCCCTTCGCCGCCGCGGACGCCTACATCATCGAGAGCCTGGCGTCGGTGCTGAAGAACAGCATCACCGTGGGCGGCCAGCGCTGCCGTCTGGAGGTAATCGTCAAGGACAGTCAGTCCAACCCCAACCGCGCCGCCGAGGTGGCCAACGAGCTGATCCTTTCCGACGGCATCGACCTGATGCTGGTGTCGTCCACCCCGGAAACCACCAACCCGGTGTCGGACCAGTGCGAGATCAACGAAATCCCCTGCATTTCCACCGTGGCGCCCTGGCAGCCCTGGTTCTTCACCCGTGGCGGCAAGCCGGATGAAGGCTTCCAGTGGACCTACCACTTCTTCTGGGGCCTGGAAGACGTGATCGCCACCTATACCGCCATGTGGGGCGGCATGGGCAGCAACAAGGTGATCGGTGGCCTGTTCCCCAACGACGGCGACGGCAATGCCTGGGGCGACAGCAAGCTGGGCTTCCCGCCGGTGCTCTCGCAGAAGGGCTTCCAACTGGTGGACCCGGGGCGCTTCCAGAGCCTGACCGACGACTTCTCCGCGCAGATTTCCGCCTTCAAGAAGGCCGAGGCGGAGATCGTCACAGGCGTGGTCATCCCGCCGGACCTCACCACCTTCTGGACCCAGGCGCGCCAGCAGGGCTTCCAGCCCAAGGCCATGTCGGTGGGCAAGGCGCTGCTGTTCCCCTCGGCGGTGGAGGCACTGGGCAAGGCAGGGCACAACCTTTCCACGGAAATCTGGTGGAGCCCCAGCCATCCCTTCAGTTCATCGCTCAATGGCCTCACCGCCGGGCAACTGGCCGAGCGTTACACCAAGGCCACCGGCAAGCAGTGGACCCAGCCGCTGGGTTTCGTCCATGCGCTGTTCGAGCTGGCGGTGGACATCCTCCAGCGCACCGAGGAAGTGGGTAATCCCGAGGCCACCCGCAATGCGCTGCTGAAGACCGAGTTGAACACCGTGGTCGGCCCGGTGAGCTGGAAGAGCGGTCCGGTGAAGAACGTCGCCAAGACGCCGCTGGTGTCCGGCCAGTGGCGTCTGGGCGGGCCCTTCACCTACGACCTGGTGATCACCAGCAACCAGACCGCGCCGCAGATTCCCGTTGGTGGGGAGATGCAGGCGATCACTTACGGCGGCTGA
- a CDS encoding ABC transporter ATP-binding protein — translation MQQLLVLEQVHKRYGSVKVTDDLSLALAPGEALGIIGPNGAGKSTLFNLIAGGVAADSGRISFQGEDVTREPVFKRCQRGIGRSHQIPHPFVKMTVFENLLVGATFGAGQSEKDSYAWCAHILELTGLMKKANAPAGSLTLLERKRLEMARALATRPQLLLLDEIAGGLTEPECLELVGTIQGIHRSGTAIIWIEHIVHALLAVVSRLAVINFGRKLDEGEPNAVMANPKVQEIYMGIGS, via the coding sequence ATGCAACAACTCCTCGTACTGGAGCAGGTGCACAAGCGCTATGGCTCGGTGAAGGTGACCGACGATCTCAGTCTGGCCCTGGCGCCGGGAGAGGCGTTGGGCATCATCGGGCCCAATGGCGCCGGAAAGAGCACGCTGTTCAACCTCATCGCCGGGGGCGTCGCCGCCGACAGCGGGCGCATCAGCTTTCAGGGTGAAGACGTCACCCGCGAGCCGGTGTTCAAGCGCTGTCAGCGTGGCATCGGCCGCTCCCACCAGATTCCCCATCCCTTCGTGAAGATGACCGTGTTCGAGAACCTGCTGGTGGGCGCCACGTTCGGCGCCGGCCAGTCGGAGAAGGACAGCTACGCCTGGTGCGCGCACATCCTCGAACTCACCGGCCTGATGAAGAAAGCCAACGCCCCGGCCGGTTCGCTCACGCTGCTGGAACGCAAACGCCTGGAAATGGCCCGCGCCCTGGCCACCCGGCCGCAACTGTTGCTGCTCGACGAGATCGCCGGCGGCCTCACCGAGCCGGAGTGCCTGGAGCTGGTGGGCACCATCCAGGGCATCCATCGCTCCGGCACCGCGATCATCTGGATCGAGCACATCGTCCACGCGCTGCTGGCGGTGGTCAGCCGCCTGGCGGTGATCAACTTCGGCCGCAAGCTGGACGAGGGCGAGCCCAATGCGGTGATGGCCAATCCGAAGGTGCAGGAAATCTACATGGGCATCGGGAGCTGA
- a CDS encoding ABC transporter ATP-binding protein, protein MLTIRKLRAGYGDFQALFGIDLDLAAGETVAIIGSNGAGKSTFLRSLAGLIRNDSGAIRFKDEYIGSLPANRVLERGIALVPEGRKLFPSLSVEENLLIGAYSKRQGAWNLERIYGLFPVLEKLRKRPGTALSGGQQQMVAIGRALMSSPSLLLCDEISLGLAPTTIKDIYAALPSIKADGTAVILVEQDINQALSVADRFYCFQEGRISLSGKPGQVSKEQIKAAYFGLAEA, encoded by the coding sequence ATGCTGACGATCCGCAAACTGCGCGCCGGCTACGGCGACTTCCAGGCACTGTTCGGCATCGACCTGGACCTGGCGGCGGGGGAAACCGTCGCCATCATCGGCTCCAACGGCGCCGGCAAATCCACCTTCCTGCGCTCACTGGCCGGGCTGATCCGCAACGATTCCGGCGCCATCCGCTTCAAGGACGAATACATCGGCAGCCTGCCGGCCAACCGGGTGCTGGAACGCGGCATCGCCCTGGTGCCGGAAGGCCGCAAGCTGTTCCCCTCGTTGAGTGTCGAGGAGAACCTGCTGATCGGTGCCTACAGCAAGCGCCAGGGCGCCTGGAACCTGGAGCGCATCTACGGCCTGTTCCCGGTGCTGGAGAAACTGCGCAAACGCCCCGGCACCGCGCTGTCCGGCGGCCAGCAGCAGATGGTCGCCATTGGCCGCGCGCTGATGTCGAGCCCGAGCCTGCTGCTCTGCGACGAGATCAGCCTGGGTCTGGCACCCACGACCATCAAGGACATCTACGCCGCGCTGCCCTCGATCAAGGCCGATGGTACGGCGGTGATCCTGGTGGAGCAGGACATCAACCAGGCCCTCAGCGTCGCCGACCGTTTCTACTGCTTCCAGGAAGGGCGCATTTCCCTGTCCGGCAAGCCGGGCCAGGTGAGCAAGGAACAGATCAAGGCGGCCTATTTCGGCCTGGCGGAGGCATGA
- a CDS encoding branched-chain amino acid ABC transporter permease yields the protein MEWLNTLVQGVLLGGLYAMFAVGLSLMFGIMRLVNIAHGDFIVLASYLALVVVEVLGLSPLASLVLVVPLMFVVGYCLQRQLLNRTLGNDILPPLLVTFGLSIILQNLLLEFFSADSQKLSQGDLEVASVAVGGLSLGVMPLLVFGCALAVIGGLQLLFYKTRLGRAFRATSDDQSTAQLMGIDNRHIFGLAMALAMAVVSIAGVFLAVRTSFDPSVGPARLLYGFEAVIIGGLGSLWGTLAGGVILGVAQAIGARIDPGWQILAGHLVFLLILVFRPRGLFPRSVD from the coding sequence ATGGAATGGCTCAATACCCTGGTGCAGGGCGTGCTGCTCGGCGGCCTCTACGCCATGTTCGCGGTCGGCCTGTCGCTGATGTTCGGCATCATGCGCCTGGTCAACATCGCCCATGGCGACTTCATCGTCCTGGCGTCCTACCTGGCCCTGGTGGTGGTGGAAGTGCTTGGCCTGTCGCCCCTGGCCAGCCTGGTGCTGGTGGTGCCGCTGATGTTCGTGGTCGGCTACTGCCTGCAGCGCCAACTGCTCAACCGCACCCTTGGCAACGACATCCTGCCGCCGCTGCTGGTGACCTTCGGGCTGTCGATCATCCTGCAGAACCTGCTGCTGGAATTCTTCAGCGCCGACAGCCAGAAGCTCTCCCAGGGCGACCTGGAAGTGGCCAGCGTGGCCGTGGGCGGCCTCAGCCTCGGCGTGATGCCGCTGCTGGTGTTCGGCTGCGCCCTGGCGGTGATCGGCGGTTTGCAGCTGCTGTTCTACAAGACCCGTCTCGGCCGCGCCTTCCGCGCCACCTCGGACGACCAGTCCACCGCGCAACTGATGGGCATCGACAACCGCCACATCTTCGGCCTGGCCATGGCGCTGGCGATGGCGGTGGTGTCCATCGCCGGGGTGTTCCTCGCGGTGCGCACCAGCTTCGATCCCAGTGTTGGCCCGGCGCGCCTGCTCTACGGCTTCGAGGCAGTGATCATCGGAGGCCTCGGCAGCCTCTGGGGCACCCTGGCTGGCGGGGTGATCCTCGGCGTCGCCCAGGCCATCGGTGCGCGCATCGATCCGGGCTGGCAGATCCTCGCCGGCCACCTGGTGTTCCTGCTGATCCTGGTATTCCGCCCGCGCGGCCTGTTCCCCCGGAGTGTCGACTGA
- a CDS encoding branched-chain amino acid ABC transporter permease codes for MNAMNNAYLVQRATRSSRVGLALLGVLVLLLASLPFWADRALLRLVVEFAYYLALAQMWNLLAGYAGMVSVGQQAFVGLGGYLLFVLASQLGVPPLAAVFLSGLVVALLAVPTALVLFRLRGAYFAIGTWVVAEVFRLGLAQVGSLGGGSGQSLPASIVRQIGSSRDGREMLLYFSALAIAVGAVLVVYLLLRSRQGLALTAIRDSEPASGSLGVNVFRTKLMVYVLAAGCTGVVGALIFLQKLRISPDAAFSVQDWTAAVIFIVIIGGIGTLEGPLIGTLIYFALRSCFAEFGALYMIILGSVAVVMMLKAPQGVWGLVSERLGWQLFPMQRRLVSG; via the coding sequence ATGAATGCGATGAACAATGCCTACCTTGTCCAGCGCGCTACCCGCAGCAGCCGGGTGGGCCTGGCGCTGCTGGGTGTGCTGGTCCTGCTGCTGGCGTCCCTGCCGTTCTGGGCGGACCGCGCACTGCTGCGCCTGGTGGTGGAATTCGCCTACTACCTGGCCCTGGCGCAGATGTGGAACCTGCTGGCCGGTTACGCCGGAATGGTCTCCGTGGGGCAACAGGCTTTCGTTGGCCTGGGGGGCTACCTGCTCTTCGTGCTGGCCTCGCAACTGGGCGTGCCGCCGTTGGCGGCGGTGTTCCTCTCCGGGCTGGTGGTGGCGCTGCTTGCAGTGCCCACGGCGCTGGTGCTGTTCCGCCTGCGCGGCGCCTACTTCGCCATCGGCACCTGGGTGGTGGCCGAGGTGTTCCGCCTTGGGTTGGCCCAGGTCGGCAGCCTGGGCGGCGGCTCCGGGCAGAGCCTGCCGGCGTCCATCGTGCGGCAGATCGGCAGCAGCCGCGATGGCCGCGAGATGCTGCTGTACTTCAGCGCACTGGCCATTGCCGTTGGCGCGGTGCTGGTGGTCTACCTGCTGCTGCGTTCGCGCCAGGGCCTGGCGCTGACCGCCATTCGCGACTCGGAGCCGGCCTCGGGGAGCCTGGGCGTCAATGTGTTCCGCACCAAGCTGATGGTCTACGTGCTGGCCGCCGGCTGCACCGGCGTGGTGGGCGCCCTGATCTTCCTGCAGAAGCTGCGCATCTCCCCGGACGCCGCCTTCAGCGTGCAGGACTGGACCGCCGCGGTGATCTTCATCGTCATCATCGGTGGCATCGGCACCCTGGAAGGCCCGCTGATCGGCACCCTGATCTACTTCGCGCTGCGCAGCTGCTTCGCCGAGTTCGGCGCGCTGTACATGATCATCCTTGGCAGCGTGGCGGTGGTGATGATGCTGAAAGCACCCCAGGGCGTGTGGGGGCTGGTGAGCGAGCGCCTGGGTTGGCAGCTGTTTCCGATGCAGCGGCGGTTGGTGAGCGGCTGA
- a CDS encoding LysR family transcriptional regulator, translating to MDRLLSIEAFVRVAETGNFARAAQQLGVTRSVISHRIQQLEEYISAPLFHRSTRHVRLSEVGETYYKECADMVASFNSLTEQMRDLRAKPSGKLRIQMLPGFALGHFGALLAEFTGLYPDIEVDVIVNDRVVDPIEEGFDVAFQMFPPLAESLIERKLFSVRRLFCASPEYLERHGAPAVPADLQAHKVALYEGYPSRNKWVFNGIDPVELNLTGQVRSNSVHLLRDYAITGACVVCLPTLAASADLLDGRLVPVLTDYSLTSFNFSAVYPATQRRALKVRTLIEFLVERISDEPAWDRPLLDKGWVQP from the coding sequence ATGGACCGCCTGCTCAGCATCGAAGCCTTCGTCCGCGTCGCGGAAACCGGCAACTTCGCCAGGGCCGCCCAGCAGCTGGGGGTGACTCGTTCGGTCATCAGCCACCGCATCCAGCAGCTGGAGGAGTACATCAGCGCGCCGCTGTTCCATCGCAGCACCCGCCATGTGCGGCTGTCGGAAGTCGGGGAGACCTATTACAAGGAGTGCGCCGACATGGTGGCGAGCTTCAACAGCCTCACCGAGCAGATGCGCGACCTGCGTGCCAAACCCAGCGGCAAGCTGCGCATCCAGATGCTGCCGGGTTTCGCCCTCGGTCATTTCGGTGCGTTGCTGGCGGAGTTCACCGGGCTGTACCCGGACATCGAGGTGGACGTGATCGTCAATGACCGGGTGGTGGACCCGATCGAAGAGGGCTTCGACGTGGCGTTCCAGATGTTCCCGCCGCTGGCCGAATCGCTGATCGAACGCAAGCTGTTCTCTGTGCGCCGGCTGTTCTGCGCATCCCCGGAGTACCTGGAGCGTCATGGCGCGCCTGCCGTGCCGGCGGATCTGCAGGCGCACAAGGTGGCGCTCTACGAGGGCTACCCGTCGCGCAACAAGTGGGTGTTCAACGGCATCGACCCGGTGGAGCTCAACCTCACCGGGCAAGTGCGCTCCAACTCCGTGCACCTGCTGCGGGACTACGCCATCACCGGCGCCTGCGTGGTCTGCCTGCCCACCCTCGCGGCCAGCGCCGACCTGCTGGACGGCCGCCTGGTGCCGGTGCTTACCGACTATTCGCTGACTTCCTTCAACTTCTCCGCCGTGTACCCGGCCACCCAGCGCCGGGCGCTCAAGGTGCGCACCCTGATCGAATTCCTGGTGGAGCGCATCAGCGACGAGCCGGCGTGGGACCGTCCGTTACTGGACAAAGGCTGGGTACAGCCCTAG
- a CDS encoding AraC family transcriptional regulator, which produces MTGIARHQASDSDELAGALSGWSQDYTQLGRGRLHAELLHIQLVEASLIYEHSNLHLHENMTPPEGQVVFGIPLSMSTDSTFNGGTLARDTLLVLEGGQEMEICAPGEIGMLGMTIDRRLLAHLLGAEEQERLEQALDRRRLDISPLSAQRLRQDLCTSIGAFERAEFDPRSADDGLRAVMPGLDCVFQGLDEVLRAPARHSGVMPRSLEQRRRLVLAAVEIMQARLDLPLSMPELCQALNTSHRTLQYCFRQICQATPQQFFLSLRLAEARRRLKQDPVQSITTLALDLGFASSSHFSSLYKRLYGEQPSLTSRRA; this is translated from the coding sequence ATGACAGGCATAGCCCGACACCAGGCATCCGACTCGGACGAGCTCGCCGGCGCGCTGTCCGGCTGGAGCCAGGACTACACCCAGCTGGGGCGTGGCCGGCTGCACGCCGAGTTGCTGCACATCCAGCTCGTCGAGGCATCGCTGATCTACGAGCACTCCAACCTGCACCTGCACGAAAACATGACGCCGCCGGAAGGCCAGGTGGTGTTCGGCATTCCCTTGTCGATGTCCACGGATTCGACCTTCAACGGCGGCACCCTGGCCCGCGACACCCTGCTGGTGCTGGAAGGTGGCCAGGAGATGGAAATCTGCGCTCCCGGCGAGATCGGCATGCTCGGGATGACCATCGACCGTCGCCTCCTTGCCCACCTGCTGGGGGCCGAAGAACAGGAGCGCCTGGAGCAGGCCCTCGACCGGCGCCGCCTGGATATTTCACCGCTGTCCGCGCAACGCCTGCGCCAGGATCTCTGCACCTCGATCGGCGCCTTCGAGCGTGCCGAGTTCGATCCGCGCTCCGCTGACGATGGCCTTCGCGCCGTGATGCCGGGGCTGGACTGCGTGTTCCAGGGGCTGGACGAGGTGCTGCGCGCGCCCGCCCGGCACAGCGGCGTCATGCCCCGCTCGCTGGAACAGCGTCGCCGCCTGGTGCTGGCGGCGGTGGAGATCATGCAGGCCCGCCTTGACCTGCCGTTGTCCATGCCGGAGCTCTGCCAGGCACTGAACACCAGTCACCGCACCCTGCAGTACTGCTTTCGGCAAATCTGCCAGGCAACGCCCCAGCAGTTCTTCCTCTCGCTGCGCCTGGCCGAGGCCCGGCGCCGGCTCAAGCAGGACCCGGTGCAGAGCATCACCACGCTGGCACTGGACCTGGGTTTCGCCAGCTCCAGCCATTTCTCTTCGCTCTACAAGCGCCTCTACGGCGAGCAGCCCTCGCTCACCAGCCGGCGTGCTTAG